A region from the Pseudonocardia petroleophila genome encodes:
- a CDS encoding Rv2732c family membrane protein, with protein sequence MTDQERMTDRDRALDAEMRGIARTIERRTDPGGTAVTVSVAVLVLLASLALPWTGPVLGWQVLAGLAPDLGVLPRLFTFTSVGIGVVGSALALSTRWWALAWVCAVGSGISVVTGVWAVWSRQTVVLDGGTGPHVGLILAVVTMVVLAASWSSIALRR encoded by the coding sequence ATGACCGACCAGGAGCGCATGACCGACCGGGATCGCGCGCTCGACGCGGAGATGCGGGGCATCGCCCGCACGATCGAGCGGCGCACCGACCCGGGCGGCACCGCGGTCACGGTGTCGGTCGCGGTGCTCGTCCTGCTGGCCTCGCTGGCCCTGCCGTGGACGGGCCCGGTGCTGGGCTGGCAGGTGCTCGCCGGACTCGCCCCCGACCTCGGGGTGCTGCCGCGCCTGTTCACCTTCACCTCCGTCGGGATCGGCGTCGTCGGCTCGGCCCTGGCCCTGTCGACGCGCTGGTGGGCCCTGGCCTGGGTGTGCGCGGTCGGCAGCGGGATCTCCGTCGTCACCGGGGTGTGGGCGGTGTGGTCGCGGCAGACCGTGGTGCTCGACGGCGGCACCGGCCCGCACGTCGGCCTGATCCTCGCGGTGGTCACGATGGTGGTGCTGGCGGCGTCCTGGTCGAGCATCGCCCTGCGCCGCTGA
- a CDS encoding DUF559 domain-containing protein codes for MVANPGVLGLLERQYGLITAAQAAVHGLPGRTLRRRVAAEGWQRPAPRVFLAAGHPITPRTEIGAAALWAGDRGAVSGPAAAWWTGMLDRPPQVTEVTVPRRSGLRPYPGVRVRRRDLSPTDVVGIGYMRFTAGPLTALETAIAVPEGSVFLDRALQRHVTFPTVYRAYCRNMGADGAARIGVLLTAAANRADSAAERLLIAILRAAGLTGWERGRPFGPWTIDVAFPDAQVAVEVDGWAWHMDVDRFRADRHKGNALVRARWDLLRFTWHDLTHRPDYVLGEIRAALAAAARP; via the coding sequence ATGGTGGCGAATCCCGGGGTACTCGGTCTGCTGGAGCGGCAGTACGGGCTGATCACGGCCGCACAGGCTGCGGTGCACGGTCTTCCCGGCCGCACGCTGCGGCGACGGGTTGCGGCCGAGGGATGGCAGCGACCCGCCCCGCGGGTCTTCCTCGCCGCCGGTCACCCGATCACGCCGCGCACGGAGATCGGTGCGGCCGCCCTGTGGGCCGGCGACCGCGGCGCCGTGTCCGGTCCGGCGGCCGCATGGTGGACGGGCATGCTCGACCGCCCACCGCAGGTCACCGAGGTGACGGTGCCGCGCCGGTCGGGGCTGCGGCCCTACCCCGGCGTCCGGGTCCGGCGGCGCGATCTGAGCCCCACCGACGTCGTCGGGATCGGGTACATGCGCTTCACCGCCGGTCCGCTGACCGCACTGGAGACGGCGATCGCCGTGCCGGAGGGATCGGTGTTCCTGGACCGTGCACTGCAGAGGCACGTGACGTTCCCGACCGTGTACCGCGCGTACTGCCGGAACATGGGCGCCGACGGGGCCGCCCGGATCGGTGTCCTGCTCACCGCCGCGGCCAACCGAGCCGACTCGGCCGCCGAACGGCTGCTGATCGCGATCCTACGGGCGGCCGGCCTGACCGGCTGGGAACGCGGTCGGCCGTTCGGGCCGTGGACCATCGACGTCGCGTTCCCGGACGCACAGGTCGCCGTCGAGGTGGACGGGTGGGCGTGGCACATGGACGTCGACCGGTTCCGGGCCGACCGCCACAAGGGCAACGCGCTGGTCCGTGCGCGGTGGGACCTGCTCCGCTTCACCTGGCACGACCTGACGCACCGCCCGGACTACGTCCTGGGCGAGATCCGGGCCGCCCTCGCCGCGGCCGCGCGTCCATGA
- a CDS encoding DUF349 domain-containing protein, producing MSEQRTTEDQTTGTTPVREGAADPHGGSPADTGTDPAPVVPGPPPAATPDAAPPDAAPATDAAPAAEAAAPVEVGSAAAVPSPPVAPAPSAPAPRPGPPRPAPRPGPPPAAARPAARPAAVAEQAEPVAAAAPVAQPSPVTAASADPSRWGRVDDEGTIYLRTDDGERVVGSWQAGAPAEGLAHFARRFDDLLTEVELLAARLTAGGGDPKQTLTAARGLRGGLEEASVVGDVPGLAARLDEVVALAEQGVSAARSARDAQRAASVARKEELAAEAEVLAAEATQWKQAGDRFTVILDEWRTIRGIDRKTDEQLWKRFSKAREAFNRRRGSHFADLDRQRSAARAAKEELVVEAEKLSGSDDWGPTAARFRDLMTEWKAAGRAQKDTDDALWQRFRSAQDAFFARRSATFDERDAEFAANAEAKKALLTEAEKIDTSDPAAARNALRLVQERWEEIGKVPRDDIRPLEARLKAVEDRVREAGDRQWRRTDPEAEARVAQFRDRVAQFEAQAEKAEAAGDARRAEQARSQADQWREWLTTAEQAVQTR from the coding sequence GTGTCGGAGCAGCGCACGACGGAGGACCAGACCACCGGGACGACCCCGGTCCGGGAGGGCGCGGCCGATCCGCACGGGGGGTCCCCCGCCGACACCGGGACCGACCCGGCCCCCGTCGTCCCCGGCCCGCCGCCCGCCGCCACCCCGGACGCCGCCCCCCCGGACGCCGCCCCCGCGACCGACGCCGCCCCCGCCGCGGAGGCCGCCGCCCCCGTCGAGGTCGGCTCCGCAGCCGCCGTGCCGAGTCCCCCGGTCGCGCCGGCCCCGTCCGCGCCCGCCCCCCGGCCCGGGCCGCCCCGGCCGGCGCCGCGTCCCGGCCCGCCGCCCGCCGCGGCCCGCCCGGCCGCCCGGCCCGCCGCCGTCGCGGAGCAGGCGGAGCCGGTCGCGGCCGCCGCCCCCGTCGCCCAGCCGTCGCCGGTCACCGCCGCGAGCGCCGACCCGTCCCGCTGGGGCCGCGTCGACGACGAGGGCACCATCTACCTGCGCACCGACGACGGTGAGCGCGTCGTCGGGTCGTGGCAGGCCGGTGCCCCCGCCGAGGGCCTGGCGCACTTCGCCCGCCGCTTCGACGACCTGCTCACCGAGGTCGAGCTGCTCGCCGCCCGTCTGACGGCCGGCGGTGGGGACCCGAAGCAGACCCTCACCGCGGCCCGTGGCCTGCGCGGCGGGCTGGAGGAGGCGTCCGTCGTCGGTGACGTGCCGGGGCTCGCCGCCCGCCTCGACGAGGTGGTGGCGCTGGCCGAGCAGGGCGTCAGCGCGGCCCGCTCCGCCCGCGACGCCCAGCGCGCCGCGTCCGTCGCCCGCAAGGAGGAGCTCGCGGCCGAGGCCGAGGTGCTCGCCGCCGAGGCCACGCAGTGGAAGCAGGCGGGCGACCGCTTCACCGTGATCCTCGACGAGTGGCGCACCATCCGCGGCATCGACCGCAAGACCGACGAGCAGCTGTGGAAGCGCTTCTCCAAGGCCCGCGAGGCGTTCAACCGCCGCCGCGGCTCGCACTTCGCCGACCTCGACCGTCAGCGCAGCGCCGCCCGGGCGGCCAAGGAGGAGCTGGTCGTCGAGGCGGAGAAGCTCTCCGGTTCCGACGACTGGGGCCCCACCGCCGCCCGCTTCCGCGACCTGATGACGGAGTGGAAGGCCGCCGGGCGGGCCCAGAAGGACACCGACGACGCCCTGTGGCAGCGCTTCCGCTCCGCCCAGGACGCGTTCTTCGCCCGCCGCTCCGCCACCTTCGACGAGCGCGACGCCGAGTTCGCCGCCAACGCGGAGGCGAAGAAGGCGCTGCTCACCGAGGCCGAGAAGATCGACACCTCGGACCCGGCCGCCGCCCGCAACGCCCTGCGCCTGGTCCAGGAGCGCTGGGAGGAGATCGGCAAGGTCCCGCGTGACGACATCCGCCCGCTCGAGGCCCGGCTCAAGGCCGTCGAGGACAGGGTGCGGGAGGCGGGCGACCGCCAGTGGCGGCGGACCGACCCCGAGGCCGAGGCCCGGGTCGCGCAGTTCCGCGACCGCGTCGCGCAGTTCGAGGCCCAGGCGGAGAAGGCCGAGGCGGCCGGCGACGCCCGCCGCGCCGAGCAGGCCCGCAGCCAGGCCGACCAGTGGCGGGAGTGGCTCACCACGGCCGAGCAGGCCGTCCAGACCCGCTGA
- the miaA gene encoding tRNA (adenosine(37)-N6)-dimethylallyltransferase MiaA: MPRLIVVAGPTATGKSALGLALAQHLGGEIVNADAMALYRGLDIGTAKPTPAERAAVPHHLLDVLDVTETASVAAYQRDARTVIEALLAAGRTPVLVGGSGLYVQSVVDELEFPGTDPALRAELETELAAHGPAALHARLAAVDPAAADVVLPGNGRRIVRALEVVALTGKPFPARLPDSAVPRYDAVLLGIDRPTDELDVRVARRVARMFAAGIVEETRSLEGLRDGLTASRALGYQQILAGGEMTTAAADTVRATRRFVRRQRSWFRRDRRVRWLDGAAPDLLGRALALSS; encoded by the coding sequence GTGCCGCGCCTGATCGTCGTGGCCGGGCCGACCGCGACCGGCAAGTCCGCGCTGGGGCTGGCACTGGCGCAGCACCTGGGCGGCGAGATCGTCAACGCCGACGCGATGGCGCTCTACCGCGGCCTCGACATCGGCACCGCGAAGCCGACCCCCGCCGAGCGCGCGGCCGTGCCCCACCACCTCCTCGACGTCCTCGACGTCACCGAGACCGCGTCGGTCGCCGCCTACCAGCGCGACGCCCGCACGGTGATCGAGGCGCTGCTCGCGGCGGGCCGCACCCCGGTGCTGGTGGGCGGGTCGGGGCTCTACGTGCAGTCGGTCGTCGACGAGCTGGAGTTCCCCGGCACCGACCCCGCCCTGCGCGCGGAGCTGGAGACCGAGCTGGCCGCGCACGGCCCGGCCGCCCTGCACGCCCGTCTCGCCGCCGTCGACCCGGCCGCGGCCGACGTCGTGCTCCCCGGCAACGGGCGCCGGATCGTGCGGGCGCTGGAGGTCGTCGCGCTCACCGGGAAGCCGTTCCCGGCGCGGCTGCCCGACTCCGCCGTCCCGCGCTACGACGCGGTGCTGCTCGGCATCGACCGCCCCACCGACGAGCTCGACGTCCGCGTGGCCCGCCGGGTCGCCCGCATGTTCGCCGCCGGGATCGTCGAGGAGACCCGGTCGCTGGAGGGCCTGCGCGACGGGCTCACCGCGTCGCGCGCGCTGGGCTACCAGCAGATCCTCGCCGGCGGGGAGATGACGACCGCGGCCGCCGACACCGTCCGCGCGACGCGCCGGTTCGTCCGCCGCCAGCGCTCGTGGTTCCGGCGCGACCGGCGGGTGCGGTGGCTCGACGGCGCCGCACCCGATCTCCTCGGGCGCGCACTGGCGCTATCGTCGTGA
- the dapF gene encoding diaminopimelate epimerase, with translation MQFSKGHGTENDFVVLPDPDGALDLTPARVAALCDRRRGLGADGVLRVVRWAALGDGPPPEPGVEWFMDYRNADGSLAEMCGNGVRVYARYLAHRGWLADGADLALGTRGGVRTVRLDGAEVSVDMGRAAVGEASTASVDGVAFAGVAVDVGNPHLACVTDVAIDQLDLTRPPGHDPSLFPHGVNVEFVTPIEDDEVAMRVHERGVGETRSCGTGTVAAVVAALRHAGRDTGTVGVSTPGGRLRVTVTDSTTVLHGPAVLVAHGDLDGESLG, from the coding sequence GTGCAGTTCAGCAAGGGTCACGGCACCGAGAACGACTTCGTGGTGCTCCCCGACCCCGACGGTGCCCTCGACCTGACACCCGCCCGTGTCGCCGCGCTGTGCGACCGGCGTCGCGGCCTGGGGGCCGACGGCGTGCTCCGCGTCGTCCGCTGGGCCGCGCTCGGTGACGGGCCCCCGCCCGAGCCGGGCGTCGAGTGGTTCATGGACTACCGCAACGCCGACGGCAGCCTGGCCGAGATGTGCGGCAACGGCGTCCGCGTCTACGCCCGCTACCTCGCCCACCGCGGCTGGCTCGCCGACGGCGCCGACCTGGCGCTGGGCACCCGCGGTGGCGTCCGCACCGTGCGCCTCGACGGCGCCGAGGTGTCGGTCGACATGGGGCGGGCGGCCGTCGGGGAGGCCAGCACCGCGAGCGTCGACGGGGTGGCGTTCGCGGGCGTCGCGGTCGACGTCGGCAACCCGCACCTGGCCTGCGTCACCGACGTCGCGATCGACCAGCTCGACCTCACCCGCCCGCCCGGCCACGACCCGTCGCTGTTCCCGCACGGGGTGAACGTCGAGTTCGTGACGCCGATCGAGGACGACGAGGTCGCGATGCGGGTGCACGAGCGCGGCGTCGGGGAGACCCGATCCTGCGGCACCGGAACGGTCGCCGCCGTGGTGGCCGCGCTGCGCCACGCCGGGCGCGACACCGGCACCGTCGGCGTCTCGACGCCCGGCGGCCGGCTGCGCGTCACCGTCACCGACTCCACGACGGTCCTGCACGGGCCCGCAGTGCTGGTCGCGCACGGTGACCTCGACGGGGAATCCCTCGGCTAG
- the hflX gene encoding GTPase HflX: protein MTEPVLSRPGTTGDYELEERSSLRRVVGLSTELTDITEVEYRKLRLERVVLVGVWTEGTSEQARGSMEELARLAETAGSQVMDALIQRRPKPDPATYIGSGKVEELQQVVQSTGADTVICDGELSPGQLRQLEDKLKVKVVDRTALILDIFAQHARSRDGKAQVELAQLSYLLPRLRGWGEALSRQVGGRAAGGVGIGGRGPGETKIELDRRRIRDRMSKLRREIGAMKQIRETQRGSRRRNEIPGVAIVGYTNAGKSSLLNALTGAGVLVEDALFATLDPTTRRTSTGDGRTYTLTDTVGFVRHLPHQLVEAFRSTLEETAGADLLVHVVDASDALPEDQIKAVRQVLVEIGEEQQGRMPHELLVVNKTDAAGDLQLARLRHLLPDAVFVSAKRGDGIDKLQARIAELLPRPEVDVELLMPYVEGSLVARVHAEGEVLAEEHTPEGTRMHARVGAELATAVLPYVLVEGSS from the coding sequence ATGACTGAACCCGTCCTGTCCCGCCCCGGCACGACCGGCGACTACGAGCTCGAGGAACGCTCCTCGCTCCGCCGCGTCGTCGGGTTGTCCACCGAGCTCACCGACATCACCGAGGTCGAGTACCGCAAGCTCCGCCTGGAGCGCGTGGTGCTCGTCGGGGTGTGGACGGAGGGCACCTCCGAGCAGGCCCGCGGCTCCATGGAGGAGCTCGCCCGCCTCGCCGAGACCGCAGGCTCCCAGGTGATGGACGCGCTGATCCAGCGGCGCCCGAAGCCCGACCCGGCCACCTACATCGGCTCCGGCAAGGTCGAGGAGCTGCAGCAGGTCGTGCAGTCCACCGGCGCCGACACCGTCATCTGCGACGGCGAGCTCTCGCCCGGTCAGCTGCGGCAGCTGGAGGACAAGCTCAAGGTCAAGGTGGTCGACCGCACCGCGCTGATCCTCGACATCTTCGCCCAGCACGCCCGCAGCCGGGACGGCAAGGCGCAGGTCGAGCTGGCCCAGCTGTCCTACCTGCTCCCGCGCCTGCGCGGCTGGGGCGAGGCGCTGTCGCGGCAGGTCGGTGGCCGCGCCGCGGGCGGCGTCGGCATCGGCGGCCGCGGCCCCGGTGAGACGAAGATCGAGCTCGACCGCCGGCGCATCCGCGACCGCATGTCCAAGCTGCGCCGCGAGATCGGGGCGATGAAGCAGATCCGCGAGACCCAGCGCGGGTCGCGCCGGCGCAACGAGATCCCGGGCGTCGCGATCGTCGGCTACACCAACGCCGGCAAGTCGAGCCTGCTCAACGCGCTCACCGGCGCGGGCGTGCTCGTCGAGGACGCGCTGTTCGCCACCCTCGATCCGACGACCCGGCGGACGTCCACCGGCGACGGCCGCACCTACACCCTCACCGACACCGTCGGCTTCGTGCGGCACCTGCCGCACCAGCTGGTCGAGGCGTTCCGGTCCACGCTGGAGGAGACGGCGGGGGCCGACCTGCTCGTGCACGTCGTCGACGCCTCCGACGCGCTGCCCGAGGACCAGATCAAGGCGGTCCGCCAGGTGCTGGTCGAGATCGGGGAGGAGCAGCAGGGGCGGATGCCCCACGAGCTGCTCGTCGTCAACAAGACCGACGCGGCGGGCGACCTGCAGCTCGCCCGGCTGCGCCACCTGCTGCCCGACGCGGTGTTCGTCTCCGCGAAGCGCGGCGACGGCATCGACAAGCTCCAGGCCCGCATCGCGGAGCTGCTGCCGCGGCCCGAGGTCGACGTGGAGCTGCTGATGCCCTACGTCGAGGGGTCGCTGGTGGCGCGCGTGCACGCCGAGGGCGAGGTGCTGGCGGAGGAGCACACGCCCGAGGGCACGCGGATGCACGCGCGGGTCGGCGCCGAGCTCGCCACCGCCGTGCTGCCGTACGTGCTGGTGGAGGGCTCGAGCTGA
- a CDS encoding universal stress protein, which produces MPIVTGYEDTPGGHDALVLGAQLTRLTGLSAVVATVYPVDARGLAVVARDPRWREKARRVAAGRFSRARELIGDGWGADEPEFVALTPGSVADVLADHADDVGAAVLVVGSTGHGLLGRLAPGRTVQRLLPLARCPVAIAPRGYRHLGTGTMTTVTVAYDGSAEADRAVAVAVHLAGRTGAAVRVVTVAEDADGVPAAQALAHKGIASLPVEVDAISDVVVGPVAATLAALPDRTDLLVVGSRGYRFMQRLLLGGVAGVLVRTARYPVIVVPAAAGDAVRGAAGP; this is translated from the coding sequence GTGCCGATCGTCACCGGTTACGAGGACACGCCGGGCGGGCACGACGCGCTCGTCCTGGGTGCGCAGCTGACCCGGCTCACCGGGCTGAGCGCCGTGGTGGCCACGGTCTACCCCGTCGACGCGCGCGGGCTCGCCGTCGTCGCGCGCGACCCGCGCTGGCGGGAGAAGGCGCGCCGCGTCGCCGCGGGCCGGTTCTCGCGGGCGCGCGAGCTCATCGGCGACGGCTGGGGCGCCGACGAGCCGGAGTTCGTGGCGCTCACGCCCGGCTCGGTGGCCGACGTGCTCGCCGACCACGCCGACGACGTGGGGGCCGCCGTCCTCGTGGTGGGCTCGACCGGGCACGGGCTGCTGGGCCGCCTCGCCCCCGGCCGCACGGTGCAGCGGCTCCTGCCGCTGGCGCGCTGCCCGGTGGCGATCGCGCCGCGCGGCTACCGGCACCTCGGCACCGGGACCATGACCACGGTGACCGTGGCCTACGACGGCAGCGCCGAGGCCGACCGGGCCGTGGCGGTGGCCGTGCACCTCGCGGGCCGGACCGGGGCCGCGGTGCGGGTCGTCACCGTCGCCGAGGACGCCGACGGCGTGCCGGCGGCGCAGGCGCTCGCCCACAAGGGAATCGCGTCGCTGCCGGTCGAGGTCGACGCCATCAGCGACGTCGTGGTCGGCCCGGTGGCGGCCACCCTGGCCGCCCTGCCGGACCGCACGGACCTGCTCGTGGTGGGCTCGCGCGGCTACCGCTTCATGCAGCGGCTGCTGCTGGGCGGGGTGGCGGGGGTGCTCGTGCGCACCGCCCGCTACCCCGTGATCGTGGTGCCCGCCGCGGCGGGCGACGCCGTCAGAGGCGCCGCAGGACCGTGA
- the lexA gene encoding transcriptional repressor LexA, translated as MARDEPGPTGGDDEGVRPGPTAQVSTFPDPASAPVGLTPRQRKVLEVIRDWVERHGYPPSVREIGDAVGLTSTSSVHHQLRTLERKGYLRRDPNRTRAVDVRPPDEQPDAAPSDSGVVERPTPAFVPLLGTIAAGGPILAEQAVESVFPLPREIVGEGTLFLLKVRGDSMVEAAITDGDWVVVRQQPVAENGEIVAAMIDGEATVKTFTRRDGHVWLMPANAAYDPIPGDDATVLGRVVTVLRRL; from the coding sequence ATGGCACGGGACGAGCCCGGCCCGACGGGTGGCGACGACGAGGGGGTGCGCCCCGGGCCGACCGCCCAGGTGAGCACGTTCCCCGACCCCGCGAGCGCCCCCGTCGGTCTCACTCCCCGGCAGCGCAAGGTGCTGGAGGTCATCCGCGACTGGGTGGAGCGCCACGGCTACCCGCCGAGCGTCCGCGAGATCGGCGACGCCGTCGGGCTCACCTCCACCTCGTCGGTGCACCACCAGCTGCGCACGCTCGAGCGCAAGGGCTACCTGCGGCGCGACCCCAACCGCACCCGCGCGGTCGACGTCCGCCCGCCCGACGAGCAGCCCGACGCGGCGCCGTCGGACTCCGGCGTCGTCGAGCGGCCCACCCCCGCGTTCGTCCCGCTGCTGGGCACGATCGCCGCCGGTGGGCCGATCCTCGCCGAGCAGGCGGTGGAGAGCGTGTTCCCGCTGCCGCGCGAGATCGTCGGCGAGGGCACCCTGTTCCTGCTCAAGGTGCGGGGCGACTCGATGGTCGAGGCGGCCATCACCGACGGCGACTGGGTGGTCGTGCGCCAGCAGCCGGTCGCCGAGAACGGGGAGATCGTCGCGGCGATGATCGACGGCGAGGCCACGGTCAAGACGTTCACCCGGCGCGACGGGCACGTGTGGCTGATGCCGGCCAACGCGGCCTACGACCCGATCCCCGGCGACGACGCCACCGTGCTCGGCCGGGTGGTCACGGTCCTGCGGCGCCTCTGA
- the nrdR gene encoding transcriptional regulator NrdR: MRCPFCRHSDCRVIDSREVDDGVATRRRRSCASCGRRFTTVEEAVLAVVKRSGVTEPFSRDKVVSGVRRACQGRPVDEDALAQLAHRVEEAVRAGGTAEIPSHEVGLAILGPLRELDEVAYLRFASVYRSFSSIEDFEKEIADLRDTPARDTPARAAPS, translated from the coding sequence GTGCGCTGCCCGTTCTGCCGTCACTCCGACTGCCGGGTCATCGATTCCCGCGAGGTCGACGACGGGGTCGCCACCCGCCGCCGGCGCTCCTGCGCCTCCTGCGGGCGCCGGTTCACCACCGTCGAGGAGGCGGTGCTGGCCGTCGTCAAGCGCAGCGGGGTCACGGAGCCCTTCAGCCGCGACAAGGTCGTCAGCGGGGTCCGTCGGGCCTGCCAGGGCCGGCCCGTCGACGAGGACGCGCTGGCGCAGCTGGCGCACCGCGTCGAGGAGGCCGTCCGCGCGGGCGGCACCGCCGAGATCCCCAGCCACGAGGTCGGCCTCGCGATCCTCGGGCCGCTCCGCGAGCTCGACGAGGTGGCCTACCTCCGGTTCGCGAGCGTCTACCGCTCCTTCTCCTCCATCGAGGACTTCGAGAAGGAGATCGCCGACCTGCGCGACACGCCGGCGCGCGACACACCCGCCCGCGCCGCGCCCAGCTGA